A portion of the Algisphaera agarilytica genome contains these proteins:
- a CDS encoding AraC family transcriptional regulator — protein sequence MTDPAQSKSHDKGPTQRPADAWVSSDPLGQALDFLRMDGVFYCRSEFTEPWGLDLPPMPDCLMFHVVTEGRCVMLTSDPEPLDLQQGVFTLVPHGEGHVVASSADAQATNLFETERYHVTDRYERLVHGGGGTPCQMICGAVHMDHPVAERLISLLPQTVRFDTSDPDRGDTAQGILNVMASEVEKPRPGSEAVIARLADTLVIQAIRTWIEDEPAAQTGWLAAIKDPQIGQALQSLHQDPERPWTVEDLAEQAAMSRSAFSARFSELVGESPMRYVRSWKMQVAAALLKSEGATVAELAFRLGYESEAAFSRAFKRVMKVSPGSIKCDP from the coding sequence GTGACTGACCCGGCCCAATCAAAATCACACGACAAAGGCCCGACTCAGCGTCCTGCCGATGCCTGGGTGTCGAGCGATCCGCTTGGGCAGGCGCTAGATTTCCTGCGGATGGACGGCGTGTTCTACTGTCGTTCGGAGTTCACCGAGCCTTGGGGTCTCGATCTCCCGCCGATGCCGGACTGCCTGATGTTTCACGTGGTCACCGAAGGCCGGTGCGTCATGTTGACGTCCGACCCCGAACCGCTTGACCTGCAGCAGGGCGTCTTTACGCTCGTGCCCCACGGCGAGGGCCACGTGGTGGCGTCTTCGGCGGACGCCCAGGCCACGAATCTGTTCGAGACCGAGCGCTACCACGTCACCGACCGCTACGAACGACTTGTGCACGGCGGCGGGGGAACGCCCTGCCAAATGATCTGCGGCGCGGTGCACATGGACCACCCCGTCGCCGAACGGCTGATCTCGCTCCTGCCCCAGACCGTTCGGTTCGACACCTCCGACCCTGACCGGGGCGATACAGCCCAGGGCATCCTCAATGTCATGGCCAGCGAAGTCGAAAAACCTCGCCCTGGCAGCGAAGCGGTCATCGCCCGGCTCGCCGACACTCTGGTGATCCAAGCCATCCGGACCTGGATCGAAGACGAGCCCGCCGCCCAGACCGGCTGGCTGGCTGCAATCAAGGACCCACAAATCGGTCAGGCTTTGCAGAGTCTCCACCAAGACCCCGAGCGTCCTTGGACCGTGGAAGACCTGGCGGAACAGGCGGCGATGTCGCGCTCCGCCTTCTCCGCACGTTTCAGCGAACTCGTTGGTGAGTCGCCCATGCGATACGTGCGAAGTTGGAAAATGCAGGTCGCCGCGGCGTTGCTCAAGAGCGAGGGGGCGACGGTAGCCGAGCTGGCGTTTCGCTTAGGTTACGAGAGCGAAGCGGCTTTTAGCCGAGCGTTCAAACGTGTGATGAAGGTCTCACCGGGTTCCATTAAATGCGACCCATGA
- a CDS encoding PepSY domain-containing protein: MTKPVWTIAAFASLGVLSVTGCSQKDATLISKEAAIDAATAEVGGELLGIRFDEPDTQWDIFIKSGDQAYEVEVDAVSGKIIATEEESLEEIQAELSGDLSHEGVDGDVD, encoded by the coding sequence ATGACAAAACCCGTTTGGACGATCGCCGCATTCGCCTCTCTTGGTGTGCTAAGCGTGACCGGCTGCTCGCAAAAAGACGCAACCCTGATCAGCAAAGAAGCCGCGATTGACGCCGCGACCGCCGAAGTCGGCGGCGAACTCCTCGGCATCCGCTTCGACGAACCCGACACCCAGTGGGATATCTTCATCAAGTCCGGCGACCAGGCCTACGAAGTCGAGGTCGACGCCGTGAGTGGCAAGATCATCGCTACCGAAGAAGAAAGCCTCGAAGAAATCCAGGCCGAGCTCTCGGGTGACCTTTCTCACGAAGGCGTTGATGGCGACGTAGATTGA
- a CDS encoding phosphoribosylaminoimidazolecarboxamide formyltransferase, which translates to MQIPLKYGCNPNQPHAQITTPGTGPSGDGPLMVVNGSPSYINALDGIRAWQLVRDLKAATGKAAAASFKHVSPAGAAVAGELSPEFLKAFFYASPEDVPGGAYSPVATAYAKARSSDRVASFGDFIAVSEPVDATLAALIKPEVSDGIIAPSYEPEAFDMLRAKKGGKYVMLTMDPAYTPPAVESRVEFGLALEQTHNDIAITADTFSNIVTAKKDIPADVMETLIVATITLKHTQSNSISVGYQGQAVGIGAGQQSRIACTRIACDKADRWLLKTHPKALALQFADGLAKAEKVNAADNFVRHHELNQGERDELAKALVGDWSPLTDEERADWLKQLDGVVLSSDAFIPFRDNLDRAAASGVGFIAQAGGSARDEGVTEAADQHGMAMSHTGVRLFLH; encoded by the coding sequence ATGCAAATCCCCCTCAAGTACGGCTGCAACCCCAACCAACCCCACGCCCAGATCACCACCCCGGGCACCGGCCCGTCCGGCGACGGCCCGCTCATGGTGGTCAACGGCAGCCCGTCGTACATCAACGCCCTCGATGGCATCCGCGCCTGGCAGCTCGTCCGCGACCTCAAGGCCGCCACGGGCAAGGCCGCCGCCGCGTCGTTTAAACACGTCAGCCCGGCCGGTGCCGCGGTCGCGGGTGAGCTCTCGCCCGAGTTCCTCAAAGCCTTCTTCTACGCCTCGCCCGAAGACGTGCCCGGCGGGGCGTACTCCCCCGTCGCCACCGCCTACGCCAAGGCCCGCAGCTCCGACCGCGTCGCGTCCTTCGGCGACTTCATCGCCGTGTCCGAACCCGTCGACGCCACCCTCGCGGCGCTCATCAAGCCCGAGGTGTCGGATGGCATCATCGCCCCGAGCTACGAACCCGAGGCCTTCGACATGCTCCGGGCCAAGAAGGGTGGCAAGTACGTCATGCTCACCATGGACCCGGCCTATACACCCCCAGCCGTCGAGTCCCGCGTCGAGTTCGGCCTGGCCCTCGAGCAGACCCACAACGACATCGCCATCACCGCCGACACCTTCTCGAACATCGTCACCGCCAAGAAAGACATCCCCGCCGATGTCATGGAGACGCTGATCGTCGCGACCATCACGCTCAAGCACACGCAGAGCAACAGTATTTCCGTGGGTTATCAGGGGCAGGCCGTGGGTATCGGTGCCGGGCAACAATCGCGCATCGCCTGCACCCGGATTGCCTGCGATAAGGCCGATCGCTGGCTGCTCAAGACTCATCCCAAGGCGCTGGCGTTGCAGTTCGCCGACGGCCTCGCCAAGGCGGAGAAGGTCAACGCCGCCGACAACTTCGTGCGCCACCACGAACTGAACCAGGGCGAACGCGACGAACTCGCCAAGGCCCTGGTCGGCGATTGGTCACCCCTGACCGACGAAGAGCGGGCCGACTGGCTCAAGCAACTCGACGGCGTGGTGCTGAGTAGCGACGCCTTCATCCCCTTCCGCGACAACCTCGACCGCGCCGCCGCCAGCGGCGTCGGCTTCATCGCCCAGGCCGGCGGCAGCGCCCGCGACGAAGGCGTCACCGAAGCCGCCGACCAACACGGCATGGCCATGAGCCACACCGGCGTCCGGCTGTTCCTGCACTAA
- the ruvA gene encoding Holliday junction branch migration protein RuvA encodes MISRITGTLDAIEPDKAFVDPGQGLVYEVMLPAFAATRLSVKTGQTVTLHTFQFIESTAQGATMFPRLAGFLTEQDKQFFELFVTCKGIGHKRALRAMILDTNTLASAIADRDAKLIQTMPEVGKKLAETIVVTLRDKVDQFVSAAAYGAGAEGPSGQGAEGAPASGGGSLARETLEVLLQLGENRTQAVQWIDRVLSADDAPTDVQDVVAAVYRLKAGA; translated from the coding sequence ATGATCTCACGCATCACCGGCACGCTCGACGCCATCGAACCCGACAAAGCTTTCGTCGATCCCGGGCAGGGCCTGGTCTACGAGGTCATGCTCCCCGCCTTCGCCGCGACCCGCCTCTCGGTGAAGACCGGCCAAACCGTCACGCTCCACACCTTCCAGTTCATCGAGTCCACCGCCCAGGGCGCGACCATGTTCCCCCGCCTCGCCGGTTTCCTCACCGAGCAGGACAAGCAGTTCTTCGAGCTGTTTGTCACCTGCAAAGGCATCGGCCACAAGCGGGCCCTGCGTGCGATGATCCTCGACACCAACACCCTCGCCAGCGCGATCGCCGACCGCGACGCCAAGCTCATCCAGACCATGCCCGAGGTCGGCAAGAAGCTCGCCGAGACCATCGTGGTGACGCTGCGCGACAAGGTGGACCAGTTCGTCAGTGCCGCGGCGTATGGCGCAGGGGCCGAGGGGCCCAGTGGCCAAGGGGCCGAGGGGGCTCCCGCTTCCGGCGGCGGCAGCCTGGCCCGCGAGACCTTGGAGGTGCTCCTCCAACTCGGCGAAAACCGCACGCAAGCCGTGCAGTGGATCGACCGCGTGTTGTCGGCCGACGATGCCCCGACCGATGTGCAGGATGTGGTGGCAGCGGTGTATCGGTTGAAAGCGGGTGCCTAA